The Arachis hypogaea cultivar Tifrunner chromosome 14, arahy.Tifrunner.gnm2.J5K5, whole genome shotgun sequence DNA window GATGCATCAAATTCAAATCTCCCCATAAGAGACTTGTCAAATTCTCATCCTCAATGGCCAAGTCAAGATTCTTTTTCTGAGGTTGTAACTGGTCTATTTCTGTGCATACCTCATCCAAAAGCTGCTTCCCCTGTAGGTTTCTACCTGGTAGCTGGTTTGTTAGGCGCCACTGAGTATAAGAACTCTCCAAGAATGATTTTTGAACAAGAATGTCATTAACCACATCAAATATGAGTTTTCTTTGCATTTGCTCTGGACTAATAATCTTGCCACTGTTAAAATCCTTCTTGTTTGTTTTCATTTGTTCTAATGCAAAGAATAACTTTGGGTTAATCAAGTAACCTGGTGAATGAGAAATCTGGCTAGAGGTGCGTCCACTAAGAAGACCGGATGCTAGCAGGATTTCTGCTATATATTTATGGTCAGGATCCTTATTGTCACTGAAGCTGGTGAGTTTCTCATCATTCTGATTGATATCTTGAAGAATTTGAATGAAATTCTGGGTATTCGAGTCTCTATCATGAATGATGAAGTTAGCTTTTGTTGTGTTGGATAAAGGAAGATCAACAGAGTTCTCCTCACTGTTTTCATCAGCACTTAGAACTTCTTCACCTGTATGAGAAAATTTGAAGAGAATTAAAATGTAacttgatttgagtttcctgaGTTATTGTAGTTGTAATGCCACCAAAAAGTGTATTAGCTTAAATAATTAATCTGACAATGAACTTAGATTATCCATGATGAAATATAAGTTGAATACCTAAATCATCTGACATGTCTGATCTCTTTCTCACTGGAGATGGTGGGTCTTCCCTGTAGAATGCAGGATCAAGAACAGACACAGGACTTGGTTGTTCTACAGTAACCATTGTGTCAGCCTTAGAGCTTCCTGAACACTGATCAAAATAAAAGAACGACTAAGCAATTGGTTTAGATGCAAAATCTAACAATGCAATGAAGAAATACTTACATTTTGATTCAGGCTGCCAAGCTGGATGGAAGTGCTATTAGTATTTCCTGATTGATCCATGCGAATGATTTCTCTATCACTGCTTCTCTTGTCAAAATCTGGAGAAATGAAGTTAACACGAGCCTTAAAATCCCTCCAATGGACGCTAGGCTCGCTGAAACATTCATTTCTTTCGTGCAATTTCGGTCTTGGTGTTGTACTTGGAGAAGAAGGAAACCCCAAAGCGTTCCTATACTGCTGCCTTCTGCTAATACCAGAATCTGAAGATGGGCTGCTTGGTGGAGAGCGCCTCTCCAATCCAAACTTCTTCTGTACCCTTGGACTCCTAGCAGCTGTTATGTTACCAGAACTAGTGTTTTCTCCATTGCTTTCCAGATGAACTTTCAATGGTTGCATCGATTTTGAAGTTCTCGAGTTATTACCCTTATTTGCTGAAGGAATTGATTGACTAAAAGGATCCCTGACATTTCTGATGGTTGAATTGATATCTTTGCCTGTTTGCTTCTCAGCCAATCTTCCATTACCACGAACTGGCATTCCTTTAGAAGAAGGATTGCTGGATTTTCTAGCAACTTTTTCCGGTTTCATGATGAATATTGGCAATTCACTACCCTGGCTTGTGTTTGATGTCTCACTTGTGACAGACTCCGAGTCTTTTTGTCGAATTCTTGGGCTTTGTAACTTTGATCCTTGATTGAGACTGCAAATTTTTCTATTGTAAGATGGAGACTTTGAAGCCTGATCACTAGTACTGCCAGATGTATCTTTATATCTCTGCATTGCATCAAGAATTTGTTTAAGGGCTCTGAGATCCTTGCCAGACTTTTTGAACTCGAGTTCTGCCCGCCTTTTATCAATTTCCCCATATACAGAGATGCAGGACTTCGAGGCTTTCACATCAGATTCACTTCCCTTGGAAACTTGCAGTTGAGAACTTTGGCTTGCATCAGTTTGCCTCCATGGACTTGATTCTAGAGCAAATCGCGAATATGGTGTTGTGTTTGTGATCGAGTCAGCAATTCTGTATCGAGCCGAGGTAGATTCCTGGCTACTTCTTGGAGATACAGAGCTTTGGTGCTGCTTGTATTCATCACTTGTTCTAGATCTTTCCAAGAGCTCATTTTTATTGTTGTAGCAACTAGCAGTCGCTGGTGGAGTCTGGCAAGTTTGTGTCCATTCTGGCAATGCTTCCAGTCCCATCAACTTTGCTACGACACTGGATGATCTTCTCGAAGTATCTGGTTCTTGTGGCTGGTTAAGCACTGAGCTGGAGTTTCTCAAATGTCCTTTTTGTGGACCCTTCAATAGGTTGCGAGACTTGTTTCCTTCATTGAGACCTCCAATGGATCCTTGCTTGCTGTCCAAGGAAAATCTTGGAAGTTCCTTATGCTTTGTCGCAGTTTTGAATCTATCTTGTGTATCCCTTCCATCATAAGACAGCCGAGGCGAGTCCCAAGGCGCTTTCTTAGACTTAGCAAGATTATGGAATGCTTCATTGGAGACCATAACTCCTGCATTGACAGATTTTGGGGAAGGCAGAGGCCGGGGTGAGTCGATGTATTTCAAGGTGTGATTGGGACCCTTCTTTTGCTCTTTAGGCAAAGTCTTCACAGACAATCCATGAGATTCTCTCTGAATTGACTCTTTGACAATATCATAGAAGTCAATGGATTTCTGTGTTGGGGTGTCAAGGCGCTTCAATGATAGTTCTGAATTCGAGTTTTCAAGAACATTGATTCGACCGGTTGATAGCGATTCGGTCTGAATTGTCCTGTTGAACTCGAGGGACGACATGCTAGATGAACAAGATGATGAAGTCATAGAAGTTATTGAAGACTCTGTGGAGAATTGTTGCTTCTCTCTGGAACCCTTTAGATTCTTTTCCTGAAAATCACAATATTAAGTTTGTTAATTGATCCTGCTAAAATTCTTTCATGTTAAACTACTATTCTAACATTATCTTACCTTTGCTTTCTGCATTGTGTTTTTAGCATTAAGCTCTTTGATGCCATTACTGCTTTCACCTGAGAAAGAAAGGAAATTTCAGTTATAGTACTAAGAACTTCTCAGATATTATCTTCAACTCACTTTTTATTCCTTTCAGATCACTTCTATAATATCTATGGACATGTTTTCATGTTGAAGCTACAAAGAAAGCATAAACAATTACAGGTTAGTTGTAATGTTCATACCCTTCAAATAATACTTAAATTTTACAATTATCACTTTAAAAAATGTGAATATTTAACTTTGTTCTGATGTGAACATTACTTTAATATGTATTCTAACCTGATTTCTGAAAATATATAgatgtaaaataaaaacaaaaagaaaaaaaaaagtgctcAGCTCCAAAATTTAACTCCAGTTACCAGCTTCTGTCAAATCTAATTTGGAGAGTAAGGAaccaaaatgaaaaaataaataaataaaaaaaaaaatagttcagTAAATTAAATGCTTTGCTTTTATATCTAGTAACTAAGTGGAGTCAGAGAACTTTAACCACCGGAATCACTCCACACGAAAACAAATGAAaactgaagaagaaaagaaaagaaaacagaacTATCTATGCAATCCGACAAGTTACTGACATAATGTAAGGTTAATTGTGTCAGTCCCTTACTGTTGGAAGAAAATATTCATTTTCACTAGagaacttttctttcttttcttttattttgtgtagtaaaaaataaaagaaataaaactaTATACTATATGAAGGCCTAAGgtgaaaaatttt harbors:
- the LOC112744593 gene encoding protein LONGIFOLIA 1 isoform X2; the encoded protein is MQKAKEKNLKGSREKQQFSTESSITSMTSSSCSSSMSSLEFNRTIQTESLSTGRINVLENSNSELSLKRLDTPTQKSIDFYDIVKESIQRESHGLSVKTLPKEQKKGPNHTLKYIDSPRPLPSPKSVNAGVMVSNEAFHNLAKSKKAPWDSPRLSYDGRDTQDRFKTATKHKELPRFSLDSKQGSIGGLNEGNKSRNLLKGPQKGHLRNSSSVLNQPQEPDTSRRSSSVVAKLMGLEALPEWTQTCQTPPATASCYNNKNELLERSRTSDEYKQHQSSVSPRSSQESTSARYRIADSITNTTPYSRFALESSPWRQTDASQSSQLQVSKGSESDVKASKSCISVYGEIDKRRAELEFKKSGKDLRALKQILDAMQRYKDTSGSTSDQASKSPSYNRKICSLNQGSKLQSPRIRQKDSESVTSETSNTSQGSELPIFIMKPEKVARKSSNPSSKGMPVRGNGRLAEKQTGKDINSTIRNVRDPFSQSIPSANKGNNSRTSKSMQPLKVHLESNGENTSSGNITAARSPRVQKKFGLERRSPPSSPSSDSGISRRQQYRNALGFPSSPSTTPRPKLHERNECFSEPSVHWRDFKARVNFISPDFDKRSSDREIIRMDQSGNTNSTSIQLGSLNQNCSGSSKADTMVTVEQPSPVSVLDPAFYREDPPSPVRKRSDMSDDLGEEVLSADENSEENSVDLPLSNTTKANFIIHDRDSNTQNFIQILQDINQNDEKLTSFSDNKDPDHKYIAEILLASGLLSGRTSSQISHSPGYLINPKLFFALEQMKTNKKDFNSGKIISPEQMQRKLIFDVVNDILVQKSFLESSYTQWRLTNQLPGRNLQGKQLLDEVCTEIDQLQPQKKNLDLAIEDENLTSLLWGDLNLMHHPTVWTNSSTEIPNVVLDIERLIFKDLITEVVRGELANSAGRHCRQLLFH
- the LOC112744593 gene encoding protein LONGIFOLIA 1 isoform X1, whose product is MSSNKVLKSVKDENPELQKQIGCITGFFQLFDRHRFLTANTHQTPSSTSGESSNGIKELNAKNTMQKAKEKNLKGSREKQQFSTESSITSMTSSSCSSSMSSLEFNRTIQTESLSTGRINVLENSNSELSLKRLDTPTQKSIDFYDIVKESIQRESHGLSVKTLPKEQKKGPNHTLKYIDSPRPLPSPKSVNAGVMVSNEAFHNLAKSKKAPWDSPRLSYDGRDTQDRFKTATKHKELPRFSLDSKQGSIGGLNEGNKSRNLLKGPQKGHLRNSSSVLNQPQEPDTSRRSSSVVAKLMGLEALPEWTQTCQTPPATASCYNNKNELLERSRTSDEYKQHQSSVSPRSSQESTSARYRIADSITNTTPYSRFALESSPWRQTDASQSSQLQVSKGSESDVKASKSCISVYGEIDKRRAELEFKKSGKDLRALKQILDAMQRYKDTSGSTSDQASKSPSYNRKICSLNQGSKLQSPRIRQKDSESVTSETSNTSQGSELPIFIMKPEKVARKSSNPSSKGMPVRGNGRLAEKQTGKDINSTIRNVRDPFSQSIPSANKGNNSRTSKSMQPLKVHLESNGENTSSGNITAARSPRVQKKFGLERRSPPSSPSSDSGISRRQQYRNALGFPSSPSTTPRPKLHERNECFSEPSVHWRDFKARVNFISPDFDKRSSDREIIRMDQSGNTNSTSIQLGSLNQNCSGSSKADTMVTVEQPSPVSVLDPAFYREDPPSPVRKRSDMSDDLGEEVLSADENSEENSVDLPLSNTTKANFIIHDRDSNTQNFIQILQDINQNDEKLTSFSDNKDPDHKYIAEILLASGLLSGRTSSQISHSPGYLINPKLFFALEQMKTNKKDFNSGKIISPEQMQRKLIFDVVNDILVQKSFLESSYTQWRLTNQLPGRNLQGKQLLDEVCTEIDQLQPQKKNLDLAIEDENLTSLLWGDLNLMHHPTVWTNSSTEIPNVVLDIERLIFKDLITEVVRGELANSAGRHCRQLLFH